A single region of the Brassica rapa cultivar Chiifu-401-42 chromosome A03, CAAS_Brap_v3.01, whole genome shotgun sequence genome encodes:
- the LOC103856462 gene encoding uncharacterized protein LOC103856462: MATLDSPLEALAFQYASFGVLAVVNNVWTWIAVVTAAVSFWRMKVTTIGDNGGHAGCSLLEDVTASKAEQESDRQEPQKMAGPVEAAEAPPVNETEVNWEPLMCDDGVTKGTKLTMYYEVDVDHEERCVDGEGDLPTVNYGGGFGNSGEWWERWERVVKMRNGDDVWYRYVDLTVINGSVVRLWDDDKRNP, encoded by the coding sequence atgGCGACTTTGGATTCTCCACTAGAGGCGTTGGCTTTCCAGTACGCTAGCTTCGGTGTTCTCGCCGTCGTCAACAACGTCTGGACATGGATCGCTGTCGTGACGGCTGCTGTCAGCTTCTGGAGGATGAAAGTCACTACCATCGGAGACAACGGTGGTCATGCAGGGTGTAGCTTGTTGGAGGATGTAACCGCCTCGAAAGCTGAACAAGAATCCGATCGTCAAGAACCGCAAAAAATGGCTGGTCCGGTGGAGGCAGCGGAGGCGCCTCCAGTGAATGAAACGGAGGTTAATTGGGAGCCGTTGATGTGCGATGACGGAGTGACGAAAGGGACGAAGCTGACGATGTACTACGAGGTAGACGTTGATCACGAAGAGCGGTGTGTTGATGGAGAGGGAGATTTACCGACAGTTAACTATGGAGGTGGGTTTGGTAATAGCGGAGAGTGGTGGGAGAGATGGGAAAGAGTTGTGAAGATGAGAAATGGTGATGACGTTTGGTACCGTTACGTGGACTTGACGGTGATAAACGGAAGTGTCGTGAGGTTATGGGATGATGACAAACGGAATCCGTAA
- the LOC103856463 gene encoding auxin-responsive protein SAUR50, producing the protein MDENNAAKLTGIRQVVRLKEILQKWQTVTIGSKSDVPPLAAGKQAAAMISPAINKRLLAVKNCDSDDENCQSPEPPVDVPRGYLAVYVGPELRRFIIPTSYLGHSLFKVLLEKAEEEFGFDQSGALTIPCEVETFKFLVKCMENNSKDHHPDDGSAGDAVAAMEECTQIK; encoded by the exons ATGGATGAAAATAATGCGGCAAAGTTAACCGGAATCAGGCAAGTCGTAAGGCTTAAGGAGATTTTGCAGAAATGGCAAACCGTAACTATAGGGTCCAAGTCAGATGTTCCACCACTGGCAGCTGGAAAGCAAGCGGCGGCAATGATTTCACCGGCGATCAACAAGAGGCTATTAGCTGTCAAGAACTGTGACTCGGATGACGAAAACTGCCAAAGCCCTGAGCCTCCGGTTGATGTTCCCAGAGGGTATCTTGCGGTTTATGTTGGACCCGAGCTAAGGAGGTTTATCATACCAACAAGCTATCTCGGCCACTCTTTGTTCAAGGTGTTGCTCGAAAAGGCAGAGGAAGAGTTTGGGTTTGATCAGAGTGGTGCCCTCACCATCCCTTGCGAGGTCGAGACTTTCAAGTTCTTGGTTAAATGCATGGAGAACAATTCTAAAGATCATCACCCTGACGATGGTTCTG CTGGAGATGCAGTAGCAGCAATGGAAGAGTGTACACAAATCAAGTGA
- the LOC103856464 gene encoding auxin-responsive protein SAUR76, with amino-acid sequence MAKGGKKLMKLKSVLKKLNSFNTKPNQPPAPANHGRSSALSAFSSEERHTVYVGSTRRLYHVSSDVVSHPLFQQLAAVDGGCGGENGSIAVSCEVVLFEHMLWMLENANADESGLESVHELVEFYSC; translated from the coding sequence ATGGCGAAAGGAGGTAAAAAACTGATGAAGCTCAAATCAGTTTTGAAGAAGCTAAACTCCTTCAACACCAAGCCAAACCAGCCACCGGCTCCGGCCAATCACGGTCGATCCTCCGCTTTGAGTGCATTTTCCTCGGAAGAACGCCACACTGTCTACGTTGGCAGTACACGGCGTCTGTACCACGTGAGCTCCGACGTCGTTAGTCATCCACTCTTCCAGCAGCTAGCAGCAGTGGATGGTGGATGCGGCGGCGAGAACGGTTCGATCGCCGTGTCGTGCGAGGTTGTCTTGTTCGAGCATATGCTTTGGATGCTTGAGAACGCCAACGCTGACGAGTCAGGCCTGGAGTCGGTCCACGAACTCGTCGAGTTCTACTCCTGCTAA
- the LOC103856465 gene encoding sucrose synthase 1, giving the protein MVNGVLTRVHSQRERLNETLVAQRNEVLALLSRVEAKGKGILQQNQIIAEFEALPEETQKKIEGGAFFDLLKTTQEAIVLPPWVALAVRPRPGVWEYIRVNLHALVVEELQPAEFLHFKEELVDGVKNGDFTLELDFEPFNASVPRPTLPKYIGDGVEFLNRHLSAKLFHEKDSLLPLLKFLQLHSHQGKTLMLNEKIQNLNTLQHILRKAEEYLAKLSPETPYEDFEAKFEEIGLERGWGNNAERVLDMLRLLLDLLEAPDPCTLETFLGRIPMVFNVVILSPHGYFAQDNVLGYPDTGGQVVYILDQVRALETEMLQRIKQQGLNITPRILILTRLLPDAVGTTCGERLERVDGSEYCDILRVPFRTEKGIVRKWISRFEVWPYLETYTEDAAVELAKELKGKPDLIIGNYSDGNLVASLLAHKLGVTQCTIAHALEKTKYPDSDIYWKKLDDKYHFSCQFTADLFAMNHTDFIITSTLQEIAGSKDTVGQYESHTAFTLPGLYRVVHGIDVFDPKFNIVSPGADMSIYFPYTEEKRRLTKFHPEIEELLYSDVENQEHLCVLKDKKKPILFTMARLDRVKNLSGLVEWYGKNKRLRELVNLVVVGGDRRKESKDNEEKAEMKRMYDLIDEYKLNGQFRWISSQMNRVRNGELYRYICDTKGAFVQPALYEAFGLTVVEAMTCGLPTFATCKGGPAEIIVHGKSGFHIDPYHGDQAADTLADFFTKCKEDPSHWDEISKGGLQRIEEKYTWQIYSQRLLTLTGVYGFWKHVSNLDRLESRRYLEMFYALKYRPLAKAVPLAEEE; this is encoded by the exons ATGGTGAACGGTGTGTTAACGCGCGTCCACAGCCAGCGTGAGCGTTTGAACGAAACGCTCGTTGCTCAAAGAAACGAAGTCCTTGCCTTGCTTTCCAG GGTTGAAGCCAAGGGTAAAGGCATCCTGCAACAAAACCAGATCATTGCTGAATTCGAGGCTTTGCCTGAAGAAACCCAGAAGAAGATTGAAGGTGGTGCTTTCTTCGACCTTCTCAAAACCACTCAG GAAGCTATTGTGTTGCCACCATGGGTAGCTCTTGCTGTGAGGCCAAGGCCTGGTGTGTGGGAGTACATAAGAGTCAATCTCCATGCTCTTGTGGTTGAGGAGCTTCAACCTGCTGAGTTTCTTCATTTCAAAGAAGAACTTGTTGATGGAGT TAAGAATGGTGATTTCACACTTGAGCTTGATTTTGAGCCATTCAACGCCTCTGTCCCTCGCCCAACGCTccccaagtacattggagatggtgtCGAGTTCCTTAACCGTCACCTCTCAGCTAAGCTCTTCCATGAAAAAGACAGTTTGCTTCCATTGCTTAAGTTCCTTCAACTACACAGCCACCAGGGAAAG ACCCTCATGCTGAACGAGAAAATTCAAAACCTCAACACTCTTCAACACATCTTGAGGAAAGCTGAGGAGTATCTAGCCAAGCTTTCACCCGAAACACCGTACGAAGACTTTGAGGCCAAGTTTGAGGAGATTGGTCTTGAGAGGGGATGGGGAAACAACGCCGAGCGTGTCCTTGACATGCTCCGTCTTCTTTTAGACCTTCTTGAGGCTCCTGACCCTTGCACTCTCGAGACCTTTCTCGGAAGAATCCCAATGGTGTTCAACGTTGTGATCCTCTCTCCACATGGCTACTTTGCTCAGGACAATGTCCTTGGTTACCCTGACACTGGCGGTCAGGTTGTTTACATTCTGGATCAAGTCCGTGCCTTGGAGACAGAGATGCTGCAACGTATTAAGCAGCAAGGACTCAACATTACTCCAAGAATCCTCATT CTCACTAGACTTCTCCCTGATGCGGTGGGAACCACATGTGGTGAGCGTCTTGAGAGAGTTGATGGATCTGAGTATTGTGATATTCTCCGTGTGCCCTTCAGAACAGAGAAGGGTATAGTTCGCAAATGGATCTCGAGATTTGAAGTCTGGCCATATCTTGAGACTTACACCGAGGATGCTGCCGTTGAGCTTGCCAAAGAGTTGAAAGGGAAGCCTGACCTTATCATTGGGAACTACAGTGATGGAAACCTTGTTGCCTCTTTGTTGGCACACAAACTTGGTGTCACTCAG TGTACCATTGCTCACGCTCTGGAGAAAACAAAGTACCCTGATTCAGACATCTACTGGAAGAAGCTTGACGACAAGTACCATTTCTCATGCCAGTTCACTGCTGATTTGTTTGCAATGAACCACACTGATTTCATCATCACCAGCACTCTCCAAGAAATTGCTGGAAG CAAGGACACTGTTGGACAGTACGAGAGCCACACGGCCTTCACTCTTCCAGGACTGTACCGTGTTGTTCACGGAATCGATGTGTTTGATCCTAAGTTCAACATTGTCTCCCCTGGTGCTGATATGAGCATCTACTTCCCTTACACAGAGGAGAAGCGGAGGTTGACTAAGTTCCACCCTGAGATCGAGGAGCTACTCTACAGCGATGTTGAAAACCAAGAGCACTT ATGTGTGCTCAAGGACAAGAAGAAGCCCATCCTCTTCACGATGGCTAGACTCGACCGCGTCAAGAACCTATCAGGTCTCGTTGAGTGGTACGGGAAGAACAAACGCCTCCGCGAGCTTGTTAACTTGGTGGTTGTCGGAGGAGACAGGAGGAAAGAATCCAAAGACAACGAAGAGAAGGCCGAGATGAAGAGAATGTATGACCTCATTGATGAATACAAGCTGAACGGTCAGTTCAGGTGGATCTCCTCTCAGATGAACAGGGTTAGGAACGGTGAGCTCTACCGTTACATCTGTGACACCAAGGGAGCCTTTGTGCAGCCTGCGTTGTATGAAGCCTTTGGTCTGACTGTTGTGGAGGCTATGACCTGTGGGTTACCGACTTTCGCCACTTGCAAAGGTGGTCCAGCTGAGATCATTGTGCACGGCAAGTCAGGCTTCCACATTGACCCGTACCATGGTGATCAGGCTGCTGATACTCTTGCTGACTTCTTCACAAAGTGTAAGGAAGATCCGTCTCACTGGGATGAGATCTCTAAGGGAGGGCTTCAGAGGATTGAGGAGAA gTACACGTGGCAGATATACTCACAGAGGCTTCTGACATTGACTGGTGTGTATGGATTCTGGAAGCATGTTTCTAACCTTGACCGTCTTGAGAGCCGCCGTTACCTTGAGATGTTCTATGCATTGAAGTATCGCCCACTG GCTAAGGCTGTTCCTCTTGCTGAGGAGGAATGA